Proteins from a genomic interval of Mycolicibacterium grossiae:
- a CDS encoding cation:proton antiporter — protein MELILVVVGAIVVTAVAHRRGLEPALVIVVIGSAVSFLPGFEAPELDSHILLTVVLPPLLYSAALNFSFPTFLRNIRPILGLGVGLVVVTAFAVAAISSWLVVVPLTFGTALVLGAIVAPPDAVTAVAVGRKLGLPKRVMAILTGESLINDAAALTLFSIAVVQVAGGHTFIENPFLLFGYSATVGPVVGAVLGYVTLWIRRRLANPGLETVQGLVVPFAAFIAAEELHASGVLAVVVAGFVVGNGTLDAGYQTRLQERYVWNSVDVLLEAFVFAYIGLHLRFVLEDLREAHESLGEVAVASAVVLLIVLVIRPLSVFLMFGRSKLSSHVEKRLSVPVPEHGGRGALGTRRRARPPRRWTSRIDRRSLSWQENVVVSWTGMRGVVTLAAAAAIPATTVTGEPFPERATIQAIAFVTSVGTLLIQGWSLPALIRRLHLSRFSDDHAADREEELKAERVVHAAADEVLDAFRAHPPEGLDPRLVAEIRAAIARQSEDVDEMPDPEAPTKRARIFSSLYRDVLAAQRAALIAERDEGRIEDEAVRVMLERLDLQEAGVSARLESRF, from the coding sequence GTGGAACTCATCCTCGTCGTCGTCGGCGCCATCGTCGTCACGGCCGTCGCCCACCGGCGCGGCCTCGAACCCGCGCTGGTCATCGTCGTCATCGGCAGCGCAGTGTCGTTCCTGCCGGGCTTCGAAGCGCCCGAACTCGACTCGCACATCCTGCTGACGGTCGTGCTGCCGCCGCTGCTGTACTCGGCGGCGCTGAACTTCTCGTTCCCGACGTTCCTGCGCAACATCCGCCCCATCCTCGGCCTGGGCGTCGGCCTGGTGGTGGTCACGGCGTTCGCCGTCGCGGCGATCTCGTCGTGGCTCGTGGTGGTGCCGCTGACGTTCGGCACCGCGCTGGTGCTCGGCGCGATCGTCGCGCCGCCCGATGCGGTGACCGCGGTGGCCGTCGGCCGCAAGCTCGGGCTGCCGAAGCGGGTGATGGCGATCCTCACCGGTGAGAGCCTCATCAACGACGCGGCCGCGCTCACCCTCTTCTCGATCGCCGTGGTGCAGGTCGCCGGCGGTCACACGTTCATCGAGAACCCCTTCCTGCTGTTCGGCTACAGCGCGACCGTGGGTCCCGTGGTCGGTGCCGTTCTGGGCTACGTGACGCTGTGGATCCGGCGGCGGCTCGCCAATCCCGGGCTGGAGACCGTGCAGGGGCTGGTGGTGCCGTTCGCGGCGTTCATCGCCGCCGAGGAGTTGCACGCCTCCGGGGTGCTCGCCGTCGTCGTGGCCGGGTTCGTCGTCGGCAACGGCACGCTGGACGCCGGATATCAGACCCGGCTGCAGGAGCGGTACGTGTGGAATTCGGTCGACGTGCTGCTGGAGGCCTTCGTCTTCGCCTACATCGGCCTGCACCTGCGGTTCGTCCTCGAGGACCTGCGCGAGGCGCACGAGTCGCTCGGCGAGGTCGCCGTCGCGTCGGCGGTCGTCCTGCTGATCGTGCTGGTGATCCGGCCGCTGTCGGTGTTCCTGATGTTCGGCCGCAGCAAGCTGTCCAGCCACGTCGAGAAGCGGCTGAGCGTGCCGGTACCCGAACACGGCGGCCGCGGCGCGTTGGGCACCCGGCGGCGTGCCCGCCCACCCCGGCGGTGGACGTCGCGCATCGACCGCCGCTCACTGAGCTGGCAGGAGAACGTCGTGGTGTCGTGGACCGGCATGCGCGGCGTGGTGACGCTGGCCGCCGCCGCGGCGATCCCGGCCACCACGGTGACCGGCGAGCCGTTCCCGGAGCGCGCGACGATCCAGGCGATCGCCTTCGTCACGAGCGTCGGCACGCTGCTGATCCAGGGCTGGTCGCTACCCGCGCTGATCCGCCGGCTGCACCTGTCGCGGTTCTCCGACGACCACGCCGCCGACCGCGAGGAGGAACTGAAGGCCGAACGCGTGGTGCACGCCGCCGCGGACGAGGTGCTCGACGCGTTCCGCGCGCATCCGCCGGAGGGGCTCGACCCGCGGCTGGTCGCCGAGATCCGCGCCGCGATCGCCCGGCAGTCCGAGGACGTCGACGAGATGCCCGACCCGGAGGCTCCCACGAAGCGGGCGCGGATCTTCTCGTCGCTGTACCGCGACGTGCTCGCCGCGCAGCGGGCCGCGCTGATCGCCGAGCGCGACGAGGGTCGCATCGAGGACGAGGCCGTCCGGGTGATGCTCGAGCGTCTCGACCTGCAGGAGGCTGGCGTGTCCGCGCGCCTGGAGAGCCGGTTCTAG
- a CDS encoding Fpg/Nei family DNA glycosylase, whose translation MPEGHTLHRLARLHQKRYAGAPVRVSSPQGRFAEGAAAVDGRVLRRASAWGKHLFHDYAGGLIVHVHLGLYGKFNESRMPMSAPVGQVRMRMEGEEYGTDLRGPTACEVLHRAEVDEILARLGPDPLRRNPDTEKAWDRIAKSRRPIGALLMDQSVIAGVGNVYRNELLYRHHIEPHRPGTSIAHDEFDEAWDDLVALMKVGVSRGKIITIRREDDKGPASYRQGRPRTYVYRRAGDACRICGDTIRTEVMEGRNLFWCPTCQV comes from the coding sequence GTGCCCGAAGGCCACACCCTGCACCGGCTCGCCCGGTTGCACCAGAAGCGGTACGCCGGCGCTCCCGTACGGGTGAGCAGCCCGCAGGGGCGGTTCGCCGAGGGCGCCGCCGCCGTCGACGGCCGCGTGCTGCGCCGTGCGAGCGCGTGGGGCAAGCACCTGTTCCACGACTACGCGGGCGGCCTCATCGTCCACGTGCACCTCGGCCTGTACGGCAAGTTCAACGAAAGCCGGATGCCGATGTCCGCACCGGTCGGTCAGGTGCGGATGCGGATGGAGGGCGAGGAGTACGGCACCGACCTGCGCGGCCCGACCGCGTGCGAGGTGCTGCACCGGGCCGAGGTCGACGAGATCCTCGCCCGGCTCGGCCCGGACCCGCTGCGCCGCAACCCCGACACCGAGAAAGCGTGGGACCGGATCGCCAAGTCGCGCAGGCCCATCGGCGCGCTGCTGATGGACCAGTCGGTGATCGCCGGCGTCGGCAACGTGTACCGCAACGAGTTGCTCTACCGGCACCACATCGAACCGCACCGGCCGGGCACCAGCATCGCCCACGACGAGTTCGACGAGGCGTGGGACGACCTCGTCGCGCTGATGAAGGTCGGCGTGAGCCGCGGCAAGATCATCACGATCCGCCGGGAGGACGACAAGGGGCCCGCGTCGTACCGCCAGGGCCGCCCCCGCACGTACGTCTACCGTCGCGCGGGCGACGCGTGCCGGATCTGCGGGGACACCATCCGCACCGAGGTGATGGAGGGGCGCAACCTGTTCTGGTGCCCCACCTGTCAGGTCTGA
- a CDS encoding ribose-5-phosphate isomerase has translation MRVYLGADHAGFELKQAIVDHLRQGGHEPVDCGAFAYDAQDDYPAFCIAAAEKTVADPGSLGIVLGGSGNGEQIAANKVPGARCALAWSVETAQLARQHNNAQLIGIGGRMHTLEEAIAIVDAFLTTPWSEEPRHQRRIDILAEYESTHVAPPVPGAPA, from the coding sequence ATGCGCGTCTATCTCGGTGCCGACCACGCCGGATTCGAACTCAAGCAGGCCATCGTCGACCACCTGCGCCAGGGCGGCCACGAGCCCGTCGACTGCGGCGCCTTCGCCTACGACGCCCAGGACGACTACCCGGCGTTCTGCATCGCCGCGGCGGAGAAGACGGTCGCCGATCCGGGCAGCCTCGGCATCGTGCTCGGCGGCTCCGGCAACGGCGAACAGATCGCGGCCAACAAGGTGCCCGGCGCCCGCTGCGCGCTGGCCTGGAGCGTCGAAACCGCCCAGCTGGCACGGCAACACAACAACGCGCAGCTAATCGGCATCGGCGGCCGCATGCACACCCTGGAGGAGGCGATCGCGATCGTCGACGCGTTCCTCACGACGCCGTGGTCGGAGGAGCCGCGCCACCAGCGTCGCATCGACATCCTCGCCGAGTACGAGTCGACGCACGTCGCCCCGCCCGTTCCCGGCGCGCCGGCCTAG
- a CDS encoding isopenicillin N synthase family dioxygenase encodes MIATIDLSRWRAGGSEADAVAAEVDAGLQRAGFILVTGHGVDPALAADVRAASRAFFAQPEAVKRGYGVPVGGHGWLGPGAEANGYAEGTETPPDLKESFSLGAETATGDPEVDRIWFAPNVWPAEVPELRDLVTRYTAAMRRVSDDLLALFAHALGLPDDPWATLASRPTWTMNINHYPPVSVIGEPEPGQFRIGPHTDFGTVTVLDREPGAGGLQVYSEATGWEDAPYDPAALTVNIGDLLEYWSGRRWPSGRHRVLPPQPEAPEEDLVSLIYFYEANHDAVIRPLAPPVGSIDGLEPVTSSDFIKQRLDAITVG; translated from the coding sequence GTGATCGCGACGATCGACCTGTCCCGTTGGCGCGCAGGCGGATCCGAGGCCGACGCGGTCGCAGCGGAGGTGGACGCCGGCCTGCAGCGGGCCGGCTTCATCCTGGTCACCGGCCACGGCGTCGACCCGGCTCTGGCCGCCGACGTCCGCGCCGCCAGCCGGGCGTTCTTCGCCCAACCCGAGGCGGTCAAACGGGGTTACGGCGTGCCGGTCGGCGGGCACGGCTGGCTCGGTCCCGGCGCCGAGGCCAACGGCTACGCCGAGGGCACGGAGACGCCGCCGGACCTCAAGGAGAGTTTCAGCCTGGGCGCGGAGACCGCCACGGGCGATCCGGAGGTCGACCGGATCTGGTTCGCCCCCAACGTGTGGCCGGCCGAGGTACCCGAACTGCGCGACCTCGTCACCCGCTACACCGCGGCGATGCGCCGGGTGTCCGACGACCTGCTGGCGCTGTTCGCCCATGCGCTCGGACTGCCCGACGATCCGTGGGCGACGCTGGCGAGCCGTCCGACGTGGACGATGAACATCAACCACTACCCGCCCGTCAGCGTCATCGGCGAGCCCGAGCCGGGTCAGTTCCGCATCGGCCCGCACACCGACTTCGGCACCGTCACCGTGCTGGACCGCGAGCCGGGCGCCGGGGGACTGCAGGTCTACTCCGAGGCCACCGGTTGGGAGGACGCGCCGTACGACCCCGCTGCGCTCACGGTCAACATCGGCGACTTGCTCGAGTACTGGAGTGGGCGGCGGTGGCCGTCGGGCCGTCACCGCGTACTGCCGCCGCAGCCCGAGGCGCCCGAGGAGGACCTGGTCTCGCTGATCTACTTCTACGAGGCCAACCACGACGCCGTGATCCGACCGCTGGCACCCCCGGTGGGCAGTATCGACGGGCTGGAACCCGTCACGTCGTCGGACTTCATCAAGCAGCGTCTCGACGCCATCACCGTCGGCTGA
- a CDS encoding nucleoside deaminase, translating into MLDVAVEEARKGLSEGGIPIGAALFAADGTLLGRGHNRRVQSDDPSVHAETDAFRNAGRQRHYRSTVMVTTLSPCWYCSGLVRQFNIGALVIGEATTFHGGHDWLAEHGVSVTVLEDQRCVSMMTDFIEERPELWAEDIGE; encoded by the coding sequence ATGCTCGACGTGGCGGTCGAGGAGGCGCGGAAGGGGCTGTCGGAGGGCGGCATTCCGATCGGCGCCGCGCTGTTCGCCGCCGACGGCACACTGCTGGGCCGCGGGCACAACCGCCGCGTGCAGTCCGACGACCCGTCGGTGCACGCCGAGACCGATGCCTTCCGCAACGCCGGACGGCAACGCCACTACCGGTCGACGGTGATGGTCACGACGCTGTCGCCGTGCTGGTACTGCAGCGGCCTGGTGCGGCAGTTCAACATCGGCGCGCTGGTGATCGGCGAGGCCACGACCTTCCACGGCGGTCACGACTGGCTCGCCGAGCACGGCGTGTCGGTGACCGTGCTCGAGGACCAGCGCTGCGTGTCGATGATGACCGACTTCATCGAGGAGCGCCCCGAGCTGTGGGCGGAGGACATCGGAGAATGA